The following proteins are encoded in a genomic region of Helicobacter macacae MIT 99-5501:
- a CDS encoding MFS transporter encodes MQTKSIHIPSIVAASSGNLIEWFDFYIYGFAAVYFAHNFSNATSPLLAQIEVFGVFAAGFLMLPVGSIIFGRIADRDSRKKAMIVSILCMAFGSFAIALLPDKSSIGDTAIILLLLARLIQGVAVGGEFGIVAAYLSEIAPSGKRSFYSSFQYATIIGGQLLAVASISFLFLFLEESQMQDFGWRILFLAGGVLALGSLIFRGFMRDDSHKVLGTYSDRGSLSALFKSWKGLALVVGTTAGCTIGFYTITVYPKIFMINNGIDAFVANNIMLGALCVLCVAIPLVGYISDKIGFKTSLSIYLGFCIVGIYPLFLLLGSTKDYLVLFGIASFMCFMLSFYTAVAGISKTALFPPHIRALGAGLGAMISVGIFGGSVNYVALQFKSHGIEQGFFVYFGVFAFISLVCVALIPKKRELD; translated from the coding sequence ATGCAAACAAAATCTATCCATATCCCAAGCATAGTAGCAGCAAGCAGTGGAAATCTCATTGAATGGTTTGATTTCTACATTTATGGCTTTGCTGCGGTGTATTTCGCGCACAATTTCTCAAACGCCACCTCGCCCTTGCTAGCACAAATCGAAGTCTTTGGCGTGTTTGCGGCGGGGTTTTTGATGCTACCTGTGGGGAGTATCATCTTTGGGCGCATAGCCGATAGAGATTCTCGCAAAAAAGCGATGATAGTATCTATCTTGTGTATGGCATTTGGCTCATTTGCTATTGCGCTATTGCCCGATAAATCCTCCATAGGCGACACAGCTATCATATTGCTTCTGCTTGCTAGGCTTATTCAAGGCGTAGCTGTGGGTGGGGAGTTTGGCATAGTGGCAGCATATCTTAGCGAGATAGCCCCTAGTGGCAAGCGCAGTTTTTACTCATCATTCCAATACGCCACCATAATCGGTGGGCAGCTTCTAGCAGTGGCTAGCATTAGCTTTTTGTTTTTGTTTTTGGAGGAATCCCAAATGCAAGATTTTGGCTGGCGGATTTTGTTTTTAGCTGGTGGCGTGCTAGCACTAGGTAGCCTTATCTTTCGTGGATTTATGCGCGATGATTCTCACAAGGTTTTGGGGACATATAGCGATAGAGGTAGCCTAAGCGCACTTTTTAAATCGTGGAAAGGCTTAGCCCTAGTAGTTGGCACTACTGCTGGATGCACGATAGGATTTTATACCATAACGGTATATCCCAAAATCTTTATGATAAATAACGGCATAGACGCTTTTGTGGCAAACAACATTATGCTAGGCGCGCTTTGCGTGCTATGCGTGGCGATACCGCTTGTGGGCTACATAAGCGACAAAATCGGGTTTAAAACCTCGCTTAGCATTTATCTAGGATTTTGCATAGTGGGAATCTACCCGCTATTTTTGCTGCTTGGAAGCACCAAAGACTATTTGGTGCTATTTGGCATAGCTAGCTTTATGTGCTTTATGCTTAGCTTTTACACAGCAGTGGCTGGCATTTCTAAAACCGCGCTTTTCCCACCACATATCCGCGCACTTGGTGCAGGGCTAGGCGCGATGATAAGTGTGGGGATTTTTGGCGGAAGTGTGAACTATGTCGCTTTGCAGTTCAAATCACACGGAATCGAGCAAGGATTTTTTGTGTATTTTGGGGTGTTTGCGTTTATATCGCTTGTATGTGTCGCACTTATCCCCAAAAAGCGTGAGCTAGACTAG
- a CDS encoding LLM class flavin-dependent oxidoreductase produces MKMKFGYWTPVWGSWLRNVDDDTTKCSWEYIKDLALNAEELGYVLTLVPELYLNDIKGEKAPVLDAWAIANGLAAITKKIEVLAALRPQYHQVALTAKQIATIAQISGNRFSVNMVSAWWEEEARQYGINFDGHDDRYALVKEYTDVLRGFWSETPFTHKGKYYNFENSYNEPKPTKMPLVYAGGESDVGRATIAQFADRYLMHGGTVEEVWEKINDMKERRAKAGKPPFSAFGMATYIIVRDTEKEAQDELKRITTIKNYEDYASSYSDFTGNSQLDLEITKQEYSVSNRGLRSNLIGTPEQVAEKIREYHKAGLNLLIVQCANVREELEMIAKKVFPLV; encoded by the coding sequence ATGAAAATGAAGTTTGGATATTGGACACCTGTATGGGGAAGCTGGCTACGAAATGTCGATGATGACACTACAAAGTGCAGTTGGGAATACATAAAAGACTTGGCACTAAACGCAGAGGAGCTAGGCTATGTGCTAACGCTCGTGCCTGAACTCTACCTAAATGACATAAAAGGCGAAAAAGCCCCTGTGCTTGATGCGTGGGCGATAGCAAATGGGCTAGCTGCTATAACCAAAAAAATCGAAGTCCTAGCAGCACTTCGCCCACAATACCACCAAGTCGCACTAACCGCTAAGCAAATCGCCACTATCGCACAAATAAGCGGGAATCGCTTCAGTGTAAATATGGTAAGTGCGTGGTGGGAAGAGGAAGCAAGGCAGTATGGCATAAACTTCGATGGGCACGATGACAGATATGCTCTTGTCAAAGAATACACCGATGTTTTGCGCGGATTTTGGAGTGAGACACCTTTCACACACAAAGGCAAGTATTACAACTTTGAAAACTCATACAACGAGCCAAAACCTACCAAAATGCCACTTGTGTATGCGGGAGGAGAGAGCGATGTAGGGCGAGCTACCATAGCACAATTTGCCGATAGGTATCTAATGCACGGGGGCACGGTAGAAGAAGTGTGGGAAAAAATCAACGATATGAAAGAGCGCAGAGCAAAGGCTGGCAAACCACCTTTTAGCGCGTTTGGAATGGCGACTTATATCATCGTGCGCGACACAGAGAAAGAAGCCCAAGATGAGCTAAAGCGCATAACCACAATCAAAAATTATGAGGATTATGCAAGCTCATATAGCGATTTTACGGGCAATTCACAGCTTGACTTAGAAATCACCAAGCAAGAATACAGCGTATCAAATCGCGGACTTCGCTCCAATCTCATCGGCACGCCCGAGCAAGTAGCAGAGAAAATCCGCGAATACCACAAAGCAGGGCTAAACCTCCTAATCGTGCAATGTGCTAATGTGAGAGAAGAGCTAGAAATGATTGCCAAAAAAGTGTTTCCTTTGGTTTAG
- a CDS encoding ATP-grasp domain-containing protein, producing the protein MSYNDLQKGIYILHENPEWIPPFREAFNRAGVDFGEIILTQGSIDIDREPPQGVFWSRISASSHTRDNAFSKEYGRSILSWLESHNRRVINPSSVLELEVSKVRQYLSLSQAGFRTPKTIAVFGKATLLEQAKSLKAPFITKHNQGGKGLGVRRFDSYEEFADYVQSSEFEAPIDGVTLLQEYVRSKELFITRLEFIGGRFHYAVRVDTSGGAFKLCPADACAIEDAKSTSEVVPELAGAACDISGGGASKFSLRKDISEDTPLVKQLEEFLKLHKIEVAGVEFIETQENERGEGEVVVYDINTNTNYNKAVEETLRAQGKQAASDRIVEFLSEQLQKISSKQTA; encoded by the coding sequence ATGTCATATAATGACTTACAAAAAGGGATTTATATCTTGCACGAAAATCCCGAGTGGATTCCGCCATTTAGAGAGGCTTTTAATCGTGCAGGGGTAGACTTTGGCGAGATTATCCTCACACAAGGAAGCATAGATATAGATAGAGAGCCACCACAAGGTGTGTTTTGGAGTAGGATTAGTGCTTCAAGCCATACGCGTGATAATGCTTTTTCTAAAGAATACGGACGCTCTATTCTTTCGTGGCTAGAGTCTCACAATCGCCGTGTGATAAACCCTAGCTCCGTGCTAGAGCTAGAAGTAAGCAAAGTGCGACAATACCTCTCACTATCTCAAGCAGGATTTCGCACGCCAAAGACCATAGCTGTATTTGGCAAAGCTACTTTGCTAGAGCAAGCCAAGAGCCTAAAAGCCCCCTTTATCACCAAGCACAATCAAGGTGGCAAAGGGCTAGGAGTTCGGCGATTTGATAGCTATGAGGAGTTTGCCGACTATGTTCAATCTAGCGAGTTTGAAGCACCAATCGATGGCGTTACGCTACTGCAAGAGTATGTCCGCTCTAAGGAGCTATTTATCACTAGGCTTGAGTTTATCGGTGGTAGATTTCACTATGCAGTACGCGTAGATACAAGTGGAGGAGCGTTTAAGCTATGCCCAGCTGATGCGTGTGCGATAGAGGACGCAAAATCCACAAGCGAGGTTGTCCCAGAGCTAGCAGGCGCAGCGTGTGATATAAGCGGTGGTGGTGCGAGCAAATTTAGCCTGCGCAAAGACATTAGCGAGGATACGCCACTTGTAAAGCAGCTAGAAGAGTTCCTAAAGCTACACAAAATCGAAGTCGCAGGTGTGGAATTCATAGAAACACAAGAAAATGAGAGAGGCGAGGGCGAAGTAGTGGTGTATGACATAAATACCAACACCAACTACAATAAAGCCGTAGAGGAAACGCTTAGAGCGCAGGGCAAACAAGCTGCAAGCGATAGAATCGTAGAATTTTTGAGCGAGCAACTACAAAAAATCAGCTCTAAGCAAACAGCTTAA
- a CDS encoding LLM class flavin-dependent oxidoreductase, translating to MSKTPKQISFNAFEMNCISHLSPGLWRYPNDQALRYKDIEYWQTIAQNAEKGLFDAVFIADVIGVYDIYGGNDFGALKTALQVPVNDPVQLAAVSAAATKHIGFGITSGVPFEHPFPFARRLSTLDHLTKGRVGWNIVTGYLPSANKNMGESELPHDERYEVADEYMEVIYKLLEGSWEDDAVILDRETGDFANPSKIHHIGHHGKYFNVPGIHICEPSIQRTPVLFQAGNSPRGRKFAATHAEGIFIAPPTKEYAKIAVKQVRDALIQAGRDPYSAKIYLLATVITDKTEELAQAKYKDLLKYASTEGSLVINSGWLGVDLSRYELDDPLSNIKSNAIVAQVEALSNSTTDEGKTWTLRDLIKLTGIGCQGPKIIGSPQKVADILQEFIAYSDADGFNLAYATTPGTIQDVVEFVVPELQKRGAYKQEYTQGSLRHKLFGKGDRLDSSHIASQYRVGGPKSSIDDYTGTGRSKAKKEVDYVI from the coding sequence CGCTACAAAGATATAGAGTATTGGCAGACTATCGCTCAAAACGCCGAAAAAGGGCTCTTTGACGCGGTGTTTATCGCTGATGTTATCGGTGTGTATGACATCTATGGTGGCAATGATTTTGGTGCGCTAAAAACGGCTCTGCAAGTGCCTGTAAATGACCCTGTGCAGCTAGCCGCAGTAAGTGCAGCAGCTACCAAGCATATAGGCTTTGGCATCACTTCTGGTGTGCCTTTTGAGCATCCATTTCCTTTTGCTAGGAGGCTTAGCACACTAGACCACCTCACAAAAGGACGCGTAGGCTGGAATATCGTAACAGGCTACCTCCCAAGTGCAAACAAAAATATGGGAGAGAGCGAGCTACCTCACGATGAGCGATATGAAGTAGCTGATGAGTATATGGAAGTGATTTATAAGCTACTAGAGGGAAGCTGGGAAGATGATGCGGTGATTTTAGATAGAGAGACGGGCGATTTTGCCAATCCTAGCAAAATCCACCACATAGGACATCACGGCAAATATTTCAATGTCCCGGGTATTCATATCTGTGAGCCTAGCATTCAGCGCACACCTGTGCTATTCCAAGCGGGCAACTCCCCTAGAGGACGCAAGTTTGCAGCCACGCACGCAGAGGGTATATTTATCGCGCCACCGACAAAAGAATACGCAAAAATCGCCGTTAAGCAAGTGCGAGACGCGCTTATCCAAGCAGGACGCGACCCATATAGTGCCAAAATCTACCTACTAGCAACCGTAATCACAGACAAAACCGAAGAGTTAGCCCAAGCTAAATACAAAGACTTGCTAAAATACGCAAGCACAGAGGGCTCTTTGGTAATCAATTCTGGTTGGCTAGGAGTGGATTTGAGTAGGTATGAGCTAGATGACCCACTAAGCAATATCAAATCAAATGCCATAGTCGCTCAAGTCGAAGCTCTCTCAAACTCCACCACAGATGAGGGCAAAACTTGGACTTTGCGTGATTTAATCAAGCTAACAGGCATAGGCTGCCAAGGACCAAAAATCATCGGTAGCCCACAAAAAGTCGCTGATATTTTGCAAGAATTTATCGCTTATAGCGATGCAGATGGATTCAATCTCGCCTATGCCACTACCCCCGGAACTATCCAAGATGTAGTAGAATTTGTCGTGCCCGAGCTACAAAAAAGAGGTGCATACAAGCAAGAATACACTCAAGGAAGTCTAAGGCACAAGCTTTTTGGCAAGGGAGATAGACTAGATTCTAGTCATATCGCTTCGCAATACCGCGTAGGAGGACCAAAATCTAGCATAGATGACTACACGGGCACAGGTAGAAGTAAGGCAAAAAAGGAGGTAGATTATGTCATATAA